The Comamonas sp. 26 DNA window TGGCGCCACGATCCCCAGCGGTAATAGGCCAGGGACAGCAGCATGGATGCCAGGGCGCTGAGCGGAAAGCTCCACCATAGCGCATCAATCCCCAAAAGGGGTTGCAGCGCCCAGGCCAAGGGCAGGCGCACACACCACAGCGCTGCAACCATGATGGCCAAAGGTACCAGCACTGCACCTGTGGAGCGCACGACTCCGGCCAGCACGTTGCTCACGCCCAGCAGCATGAACGAGCCCAGCACAATGCGGTTGATGTGACGTGCGGGCTCCAAGGCCGCGCTACCTTCGGGTAGGAACAGGGCCAGCACCGGACGCTCGAAGGCCAGGATCAGGGCTGCGCAGACCCCGGTCAACAACAACTGGAAGGCCACGCCGGCACGCGCCGTGCGTGCTACGCGCGACCAGTGGCCTGCCCCCAGGTTCTGAGCGGCGATGGTGGAGCAGGCCGAGGCCACGGCAATGGCCGGCATCTGCACATAGGCCCACAGCTGCAGGGCTGCGCTGTAGGCGGCGGAAGTCTGGGCGTCATGGGCGTTGACTAGGCTCAACATCAGCACCAGGGAGAGTGAGACCACCAGCATCTGCAGACCCATGGGCAGTCCCTTGACAAGCAGGCAGCGCAGCAGGGCCGGTACGGGCCAAAGGTGGCGGCGCTGGTGCCAGCCTATCCACAGCGGCATTTTCTGCCTGCGTAGCCAGGCCAGCAGGCCCAGCAGGCCCACACTGTTTGCTACAAGGGTGGCAAGAGCCGAGCCAGCCATGCCCATGCCGGGCAGGGGGCCTGTGCCGAAGATAAACAGTGGGTTGAGTGCAGCATCGCCCAGAGCGACGGCCAGCAGGACTAAAAAAGGCGTGCGGCTGTCGCCGGTGCCACGCAGCACGGCAGCCACGAAGATCAGCAGCAGCATGGGCGGCAGTGCCAGAAACAACACACGAAGATAGTCCACGGCCAGGGCTGCGGTGGCGGGTTCAGCCCCCAGGATGTGAAGCAGGGGTGTAGCCAGAGGCCAGCCAAGGGTTGCCATGATCAGGGAGGCTCCCAGAAACAGGCTGGCGCTGGTGCCTGTGATGCGGCGCGCCAGTGACCAACGGTTTGCACCCACGGCGCGGGCCACCAGTAAATTGGTAGCCTGGCTGATGCCGAAGACCAGAGCGATCAACACAAACAGCAGGTTGTTGGCATGCACGGCCGCAGACAAGGCGGCTTCGCCCAGGTGGTGCCCGATCCAGAACGCATTGACCGAGGTGTTGAGCGATTGCAGCACGTACCCGCCCCACAAGGGCAGGGAAAAGTGCAGCAATGTGCGGCCAATGGGGGCGTGGGTCAGAGGGCGGATCATGAGGGCGGGAAGGCCGATTTGGCCAAGGGGCGGAGGCTATGCCCCAAGAAAAAACCCCGCACGGCACGGGCCGGCGGGGTTGGCACCGGCGGGGCCGGTGCGGTAGGAGCAGGGCTTAGAGCGCCTGCATTTCCTTGTTCAGCTGTGTGGGGTTCTGGGGGGCAGCGGCAGGGGCGGGAGCGGTAGCCGCTTCGGCCTTCTTGCCCAGATCGGCAGGCACGTCCACATAAGGCAGCTTCAGGGCCGAGCTGGTCATGCGGCGGATCTCGTTGGTGTAAGTCGCGTCTTCATTGATCTTGCGGCCATACGAGGGGACGATCTGCTGGATGTGGCTCTTCCAGTCGGCGCTGGCCATCTGCTCGGGGAAGGACTTCTTGAGCAGGTTCAGCATGATGTGGGGAGCGGTCGACGCACCGGGCGAGGCACCCAGCAAGGCGGCGATGCTGCCGTCTTCGGAGCCCACGATTTCGGTGCCGAACTGCAGCACGGCACCCTTTTCGGAATCGCGCTTGATGATCTGCACGCGTTGACCAGCGGTGACCAGCTTCCAGTCCTCGCGCTTGGCATGGGGGAAGTACTGGGCCAGCACGGCCTGGCGGTCTTCGTCGGTCAGCTCGGCCTGTTGCATCAGGTATTGGACCAGGTCCAGGTTGTGGATGCCCACGCGCAGCATGCCCATCAGGTTGTCATGATTGACCGAGGAGAACAGATCCCACCAGGAGCCGTTCTTGAGGAACTTGGTCGTTGCGAGTGCAAACGGGCCAAACAGCACCACGGGCTTGCCGTCGAGCTTGCGGGCATCCAGGTGAGGCACCGACATGGGAGGGGAGCCGGTAGAGGCGATGCCGTAGGCTTTCACGTCATGGCGGGCTGCCAGCTCGGGGTTCTCGATGGCCAGGAACTGGCCGCCCACGGGGAAACCGGCGTAGTTTTTGGATTCGGGGATGCCCGAGGCCTGCAGCAACTTGAGTGCGGCACCGCCGGCGCCCACGAACACAAACTTGGTCTTGACGGTCTTTTCCTTGCGGCCGTTGGCCAGATCGGCCACGGTCACGTTCCATGTCTTGTCTGCATTCTGGCGCAGGGCCGTGACTTCGCTTTGCAGGTGCAGGCTGAAGTTAGGGCTCTTCTGCAGCGAGGCCATGAGCTGCTCGGTCCAGACGCCGTGGTTCACGTCGGTGCCCAGAGGCATGTAGGTGGCGGCGATTTTTTGGCTTGGGTCGCGCCCTTCGATCATCAGTGGGGCCCACTTCTTGATCTGTGTTTGGTCCTCGGAATACTGCATTCCGTAGAACAAGGGGTTCTGGATCAGGGCCTGCTGGCGCTTCTTCAGGAAGGCGATATTGTCGTCACCCCAGACGAAGCTCATGTGCGGCGTGGCATTCACGAAGGTCTCGGGTGATTGCAGGAAGCCGCGGCCGACCTGGTGAGCCCAGAACTGACGCGTTACTTCAAACTGCTCGGCAATGCCCACTGCGCGCTTGGTTTCCACGCTGCCGTCGGGTAGCTGGGGGGTGTAGTTCAGTTCGGCAAAGCCCGAGTGACCCGTGCCAGCGTTGTTCCAGCCATTGGAACTTTCCAGGGCCACACCGTCCAGGCGCTCGAAGACCTCGATTTTCCAGTCGGGCTGCAGCTCCTGCAGGTATGTGGCCAGCGTAGTGCTCATCACGCCGGCACCAACCATCACCACATCCACGGGTTGCTCGTTCTCGGCCTTGGGGACCGAGCGGGGGAACAGTGGCCAAAATAAAAATAATAGCGTGACCAGAACCAGGGCCGCGACGGCACCTAGTCCTGCTTTGATCGATTTTTTCATGACTTCTTCTAGGCTTGACTACAGAAAAAGCCTGCGGGCAGGCAGCAGACTTTTTGCGGCGGTGTGGAGAGCAATTCCTGTAGAAGACATAAGACTCTCCGAGCTAGGGATTGTCCTAGGGAAGTCGAAAATTGACGCTAATCAATTGGTATTAGAGGCGTCAGCCAGGGGCGGAGAAGAGAGTGATGACTGCGTCTGAAAAGCAGAAAAATTGCGGGCAACAAAAAAACCGCCCGAAGGCGGTTTTGATGTTTTTGCTGACAGCGCACCCATTACAAACGGCAGATGACCGAAGTCATCCGTGCTTGGGGGAGGCTGGTATTAAGCAGCCAGAGCCAGGGTCTTGACCTTGGCGGACAGGCGGCTCTTATCGCGAGCTGCCTTGTTCTTGTGGAAGATGCCCTTGTCGGCGATCAGGTCGATCACGGACTGAGCCTTGGCAAACAGTTCAGCTGCCTTGGTCTTGTCGCCGGCCACAACAGCCTTTTCGACATTCTTGACAGCAGTACGGTACTTGGAACGCAGCGAAGTGTTCGCAGCGTTCAGCTTGACTGTCTGGCGGGCGCGCTTGCGGCCAGAAGCCAGGCGGGGGTTCTTTTTGGCTTTAGTTGCCATGATTTATTTCCTTGTGTCTGAGGATGATGTCAGCAAAGCCATGGATTGTATCACTCCCTGTGCCGCTTCGCGGCTTCTTCCCCTCCTGCTTCGCGGGAGGGGCAATGTCATCGTTACGAGGCGGCCCTTGCTTGGCATCACTGGTTTGCGGCATGTCTGACTGGCGAGATGTCGTCTGCTTCGGATCTGCATGTTTGCTACAGAGTGAAAAGCACCACAAATCGGCCTGCAGTCGCTGGCGTGAACGCATACACTTCGCTGCGTGTCACTGTTCAAAGCCGCCTCCACCGTATCCCTGATGACGCTGGCCTCCCGTATTTCGGGGCTGGTGCGTGATCTGCTCATGGCCTCCATGTTCGGAGCCAATGCGCTCACAGACGCGTTCAATGTCGCCTTCAGAATTCCCAATCTATTCCGGCGTCTGTTCGCCGAAGGTGCTTTCAGTCAGGCCTTTGTGCCTGTGCTGGCCGCCAGCAAGACCAAAAATGGCGAGGAGGCTACGCGCCAGCTGATCGGGCATGTGGCCACGATATTGTTCTGGTCGCTGCTCGTCGTCTGCGTGCTTGGCGTGGTGGGTGCTCCACTGCTGGTGTGGCTGCTGGCCAGCGGCATGCGTCAGTCCCCTGATGGTTATCACGCTGCCGTGGTGATGACGCGCTGGATGTTCCCCTATATCGGCTTCATGTCACTGGTGGCGCTTTCGGCGGGCATTCTCAATACGTGGAAGAAATTTGCCGTGCCAGCGGCTACGCCTGTGTTGCTGAATCTGAGCATGATTGCGGCAGCGCTGATTGGTGCGCCCTGGTTGCAAAAGCAGGGCATTGAGCCGATTTATGCCATGGCTGGCGGTGTGATGCTGGGCGGTGTGCTGCAACTGGCGGTGCAAATTCCTGCGCTGCGCGCCATGTCGCTCATGCCGCGCATTGGTTTTGCGCCTGCGGCTATTCGCGCCGCATGGGATGAAGCCGGTGTGCGCCGCATTCTGTCGCTGATGGGACCGGCCTTGCTGGGTGTGGGCGTGGCGCAGATTTCGCTGATGATCAACACCCAGATTGCCTCTTATATGGCACCGGGCAGCGTGACCTGGCTGTTCTACGCGGACCGCTTGATGGAATTTCCCACGGCCTTGCTGGGCGTGGCGCTGGGCGTGGTGCTGACGCCGCAGCTGGCTTCTGCCAAGGCTGCGGGCGATGACGAGCGTTACTCCAATATGTTGGACTGGGGTCTACGTCTGGTCGTGTTGCTGGCCGTGCCTTGCGCAGTGGGCTTGCTCACGTTTGCAACGCCGCTGGTGGCCACGCTGTTCCATCGCGGTGCGCTGCATGACAGCGATGTGGGGCAGATTGCGCTGGCCTTGATGGGCTATGGAGCTGGTTTACTGGGTCTGGTCGCCATCAAGGTACTGGCGCCAGGTTATTACGCCAGTCAGGATATTCGCACCCCCGTGAAGATTGCGGTGGTGGTGCTGATCATCACCCAGCTGCTGAATCTGGCGCTGGTGCCCTGGCTCAAGCACACGGGATTGGCCTTGTCCATTGGCCTTGCGGCATTGATCAATGCCACCTGGCTGCTGATCGGCCTGCTGCACCGCGGCACCTACAAGCCAAAGCCCGGCTGGCTGAAGTTTATTGCACAGGTGATTGCTGCCAGCGTGCTGCTGGCTGTGCTGCTGCTTTGGGGCAGCCAGCATTTTGACTGGGTGGGTCTGCGCAGCAATGGCTTGCTGCGTGCTGGCCTGCTGGCCGCCCTGATGGCTGGAGCTGCCGTGCTGTACTTTGGCGTGCTGATGCTGTCGGGGCTGAATCTGCGCCAGTTGCTGCGCCGTTAAAGGTTCAGCTGTCCATGAAAATGTGAGCGGCTTGCGCACGGTTTATCGGCGTATCAAGGGAATTTCGCTTGCAACTCGCTCATAAGCGGCTTACAAAGCCGCTTATGAGCTGGACGATTGACGAGTACCCCACTGCCCTGAATTATTTTGCGTCTCTGGTGCAAAGCGACGATAACTTTGCATTGATGGAGGCGGCCATCAGCATTGCGCAAGATGCCGAGCCTGACCTGGATCTGCAATCCGCGCAGGCCGAGCTAGACCGCCTGCAGGTGCGGCTGGTGCAGCGTCTGGCTGGCGAGGATGATGGCTTGCGCAAGCTCAGTGCACTCAACAAATTCTTTTATGGTGAGCTGGGCTTTGCGGGCAACCTCAATAACTATTACGACCCCGCCAACAGCTATATCCACCATGTGTTGCAAACGCGGCGCGGCATTCCCATCAGTGTGGCGCTGATCTGGCTGGAGCTGGCGAACAGCATTGATTTACCGGTAGAAGGCATCAGCTTTCCCGGTCACTTTCTGGTCAAGGTGCGTTTGCCGCAGGGGCAGGTGGTGCAAGACCCTCTGACGGGCGACTCTTATTCAGCCAATGCGCTGGCAGAGCGGCTGCAGCCCTTTCTCGATCAAACAGGCATTACGCCTGAAGATGCGCCGCCGCTAGGTCTGTACCTACAGGCTGCCCACCCGCGCGATGTGATGGGGCGCATGTTGCGCAATTTGCAGGAAATTCACCATGCCCAAAAAGACTGGGCCATGTTGGTGGCTGTGCTCAATCGCCTGATCTTGCTGCAGCCTGAGCGCGATGAGCTGTACCGAGACCGGGGTATGGCGTATGCCCAATGGGGAGTGCCTGCAAGAGCGCTATTGGATCTGGAGCGCTATGCGCTTGTTGCGCATGGGCTGGAGGCTGATTTGATCGCCAAGGCTATTGCCAGACTGCGTCAAGCGGGTTGATGGCTCATACCAGCTGCGCAGCTTCCAGCTCTTTCTTGAGGTAGGCGTAGAACAGCGGGGCAGCCACCAGCCCAGCGGGGCCAAAAACGGATTCAGCCACAAACATCACGGCCAGCAGCTCCCATACGCCCATATGGGTGCGAGTGCCTACTACTTTGGCGTTGATGACATATTCGGCCTTGTGAATCAGGATCAGAAAGCCCAGGCATGCTGCAGCAGCAACGGGCGAGACCGACAAGCCCACCAGCGTCAGCACGGCGTTGCACAGCAGGTTGCCGACGATGGGAATCAGTCCGGCTACAAACGTCAGGGTGATCAGGGCCGGGGTGTAGGGCAGTTGCAGCTTCCAGATCGGCAGGATGACCAGCAGAAAGATGGAGGTAAGCAAAGTGTTGAAGGCCGCAATCCAGAACTGGGCCGCCACGATTTGCTTGAAGGCCAGCGCAAAGTGGCCTATGCGCTGCTGCAGCGCGCAGACCAGTGGGGGGCGGCGCGCGGTAATGGGGCGTACGGCGGCTAGCGCGCCAATGATCAGGCCCACATAGGCGTAGAGCAGGCCGGTGAGCCAGGCGCGGCCCGCATTGGCCAGCACGCCGGCTTTGGCGGCCAGGTAAGTGGCCAGCTTGCGCTGAATGTCTTGGGCGCCGTCAGGCAGTTGATCAGCAATGTCTGAAGGCAGCTTTTCGCGCAGCTCAAGCACCGTGGTTGCCAGGTAGTCCAGTAGTTCCTTGTACTGGGCTGGCGCTTCGGTGATGTAGGTGCGGGTGTGTGACAGGGCGCCGCTAAGCAAGGCCAGCGGCGCCAGAATCACGATGGTGGTTGCGACCACCTGGGTCCAGCGAGGGAGCTGGTTGCTGTGAAAGGCGCGAGGATTGGCCCGAGACAGCAGGCGAGACAGTGCGCGGGTAAGCATGAAGCCCACGCACACGCACAGCAGGCCGGGGAGTATCCCCTGATGCATGACGAGCAGCAGTGCCGCTCCCATCAACAAGTAACTGGCCAATATGACCTTGGGCGAAGGACCCGGTTGCGTCGTGATGGGGGCTGGCAAATGCTGCGTCATTCAAGCTCGGGGTAGAGGGGCTGTATTGAAGATGTGCTTAGCGTACTTCAACCGGCTTGCCTGCACCAATTTCTGCGATGGCGCCGATGGTGTAGACCTTCTCGCCCAGCTCGGCCAGAGTGGCTGCTGTAGCGGCTGCGTCTTCTGCGGCCACCACAACCACCATGCCGATACCATTGTTGAACGTGCGGTTCATTTCGATATCGTCAATGCCAGCTGTCTTTTGCAGCCAGGCAAACAGCTCAGTCTGGGGCCAGCTACCGGCTGTCAGGTGAGCGGCAGTGCCTTCGGGCAGCACGCGGGGAATGTTTTCCAGCAGACCGCCGCCGGTGATGTGGGCCAGCGCCTTGATGGGGTGCTTGTCCAGCGCCGCCAGCACGTTCTTTACGTACAGGCGGGTGGGTTCCATGATGGCGGCCTTGAAAGACTTGCCGTCCAGAGTCTCGGGCACGGAGCCTTGGGCTTCAGCGCGCTCGATGCACTTGCGCACCAGCGAGAAACCGTTGGAGTGCACGCCGTGCGAGGCCAGGCCCAGCACCACGTCGCCAGGCTTGACGTTCTGACCGGTCAGGATCTTGGACTTTTCGACAGCGCCAACCGCAAAACCTGCCAGGTCGTATTCGCCGTCGGGGTACATGCCGGGCATTTCAGCGGTTTCGCCGCCGATCAGTGCGCAGCCAGACAGCTCGCAGCCCTTGGCGATACCGCCAACCACGGCAGCAGCCGTATCCACATTCAGCTTGCCGCAGGCAAAGTAGTCGAGGAAGAACAGGGGCTCGGCGCCTTGCACCAACACGTCGTTCACGCTCATGGCCACCAAGTCGATGCCCACGGTGTCGTGCATATTCCACTCGAAGGCCAGCTTGAGCTTGGTGCCCACGCCGTCGGTGCCGGAGACCAGCACGGGTTCCTTGTAGCGCTTGGGCACTTCAAACAGCGCGCCGAAGCCGCCGATGCCAGCCATCACGCCATCGCGCATGGTTTTCTTGGCCAGAGGCTTGATGCGCTCAATCAGTGCGTCGCCAGCGTCGATATCAACGCCTGCGTCTTTGTAGGAAATGGGGGTAGAGGAGGATGCTGAAGAGCTCATCGATGGGTCCGGTGCGGGGAGCGCCCTGCATGGGCGGGAAACCCCGGGATTCTACGGCGCTTACCTTGTTCTCGGGTGCGGGCCGACATGCGCCAAAGGGTTTTGCTGGAGCATTCATAGCCTGACTACAACAACGGCAGTAGGCAAAATCAGCCTGAACTGGCTCAGGGGCTGCCAGTGCAGACTAAAATTAGTGCTTTTGTTACCGCGCGATCGGGCCAGTGCATTTTTGCGGGGCTTGATTGGAGTGCATATCCAGGCCACCGTCTCCTTCACATTGATGCTGATAAATCTCCTGCCAGATTTCGCCGCATGGGCTGTTGAATGCCCAGGAAAGGGGGCGCTGCGCGTATGCCGCAGATGAAGCAACTGGCTCTGGATATCAGCACGGCTCCCGGCCCGACCTTGTCGCGTTTTTTTGTGGGCCCCAACGCTGCCCTGATTGACCATCTGCGTCACTGGGTGGGCGATGGTCAGCTTCAAAAAACAAGAACGCCAGTACCCACTTACCTCTGGGGTGAGGCGGGGTCAGGAAAAAGTCATTTGCTCAAGGCTGTGCGTGAAGCGCTGCGCGAGCAGGGCGCCATGGTGGGCTGGATGGATGCCTCCACTCCATTTCCTCCAGCGTTTGATGAGCGCTGGATTGCCGTGCTCATGGATGATGTGGACATCTACACCCCTTTTCAGCAGGCGCGGGCCTTCAACTGGTTTGTGAATGCCACAAGCCCTGCGACCGGCTTGCCGCGCTGGGTGCTGGGTGCCGGACAATTGCCAGTGGCTGACCTCAAACTGCGTGAAGACCTGCGCACCCGCCTTGGCTGGGGCCATGTCTATCAGCTGCATTTGCTCGATGAACCCGCACGCCGCGCCGTGCTGCGACAGGAAGCCGATGCCCGCGGTGTGTTTCTGAGTGACGACGTGATGGATTACATGCTCAGGCGCTTCTCACGCGATCTGGGATCTTTGATGCAACTGCTGGACATGTTGGACGGCTTTGCATTGCGCAGCAAACGCGCCATCACCATCCCGCTGCTCAAAACCATGCTGGAAACTGAGTGAAGCCGAGTGCCTTGCTCCCCGCTTTGGCCATGCCACAGCCCTTTTTGTTGGATTTGCATGTCGACTGCTTCTGAATTGCCGAACAAGCCAAAGCTGGCCCTTTTTGATCTGGACCACACCTTGCTGCCGCTGGATTCTGACCACGGCTGGGGCGAGTTCTCCATCGCTATTGGCTGGTGCGATCAGGAGGCCTTTGGTCGCCAGAACGATGCTTTTTTTGAAGACTATCAGGCTGGGCAGCTCAATATTCCCGACTATGTGCGCTTTGCCACGGCTGCCGTGGTCGAGCATGGCGAAGCGGAATCGACTGCCGCTCATCAGCGTTTTATGGACGAAGTGATCCGTCCAGCCATGAAGCCTGCTGCCATTGAACTGGTGCAAAAACACCTGAATGCGGGCGATACCGTGGTCATTACCTCGGCCACCAATGAGTTTGTGACTGGCCCGATTGCCAAGGCTTTTGGCGTGCAGCACCTGCTTGCCACCGAGCTGGTGCGCGATGCCAAGGGCTGGTTTACGGGCGAAATTGCCGGCATTCCAAATATGCGCGAAGGCAAGGTTGTGCGCATGACCGAATGGCTGGCAGAGCGAAACCTGCGCTGGGAAGACGTGGAAGCGACTTTCTACAGCGACTCCATGAACGATGTGCCCCTGCTTGAAAAAGTGGATCACCCTGTGGCCACCAACCCCGATGCGCGCTTGCGTTCCCTGGCCGAGGAACGCGGCTGGCGCATCGTGGACCTATTTAGCGAAGCACCATGATCAAGACCATTATTGACAAGCTCCTGGGCAAAGCCCCGGCGGCCCCCCGTTCGCGCAAGCCCAAGTTTGGCAAACGTGATGAAGTGCCGGTGCAAGTGCACGGCATCGACCCTAACCTGGTGGATCGCCGCGCCGTAGATGTCGTGCAGACCCTCAAACATGCAGGTTTTGAAGCCTATGTGGTGGGCGGTGCCGTGCGCGATCTGTTGCTGGGCTTGCGTCCCAAGGATTTTGACGTGGCGACCAACGCCACGCCCGAGCAGGTCAAAAACCTGTTTCGCCGAGCCTTCATCATCGGCAAGCGTTTCCGCATCGTGCACGTAGTCTATGGCCGTGGTCGTGAAAACGAGGTTATCGAAGTCTCGACCTTCCGCGCCTTTCTGGATAACAGCGCGGCCGAGCAAGTCAGCGGCAATGAACGTACCAGCAAGAACGAGCTGGCGGGCATGAAGCATGCCGTGGACGCCAGCGGCCGCGTGCTGCGCGACAACGTCTGGGGTCCGCAGGACCAGGACGCCACGCGCCGTGACTTCACCATCAACGCCATGTATTACGACCCCGAGACACAAATCGTGGTCGACTATCACGGCGGTATTGCAGACGCCAAGAAGAAGGTGTTGCGCATGATTGGCGACCCGGCTACGCGTTACCGCGAAGATCCGGTGCGCATCATCCGCGCGGTGCGTTTTGCCGCAAAGCTGAGCAGCAAGGACTTCAAGCTTGAAGCCAAGACCGCCAAGCCGCTGGTTGAATGCGAGCCGCTGCTGCAGGAAGTGCCGCAAAGCCGCTTGTTCGACGAAATGCTCAA harbors:
- the mqo gene encoding malate dehydrogenase (quinone), with the protein product MKKSIKAGLGAVAALVLVTLLFLFWPLFPRSVPKAENEQPVDVVMVGAGVMSTTLATYLQELQPDWKIEVFERLDGVALESSNGWNNAGTGHSGFAELNYTPQLPDGSVETKRAVGIAEQFEVTRQFWAHQVGRGFLQSPETFVNATPHMSFVWGDDNIAFLKKRQQALIQNPLFYGMQYSEDQTQIKKWAPLMIEGRDPSQKIAATYMPLGTDVNHGVWTEQLMASLQKSPNFSLHLQSEVTALRQNADKTWNVTVADLANGRKEKTVKTKFVFVGAGGAALKLLQASGIPESKNYAGFPVGGQFLAIENPELAARHDVKAYGIASTGSPPMSVPHLDARKLDGKPVVLFGPFALATTKFLKNGSWWDLFSSVNHDNLMGMLRVGIHNLDLVQYLMQQAELTDEDRQAVLAQYFPHAKREDWKLVTAGQRVQIIKRDSEKGAVLQFGTEIVGSEDGSIAALLGASPGASTAPHIMLNLLKKSFPEQMASADWKSHIQQIVPSYGRKINEDATYTNEIRRMTSSALKLPYVDVPADLGKKAEAATAPAPAAAPQNPTQLNKEMQAL
- the hda gene encoding DnaA regulatory inactivator Hda, yielding MKQLALDISTAPGPTLSRFFVGPNAALIDHLRHWVGDGQLQKTRTPVPTYLWGEAGSGKSHLLKAVREALREQGAMVGWMDASTPFPPAFDERWIAVLMDDVDIYTPFQQARAFNWFVNATSPATGLPRWVLGAGQLPVADLKLREDLRTRLGWGHVYQLHLLDEPARRAVLRQEADARGVFLSDDVMDYMLRRFSRDLGSLMQLLDMLDGFALRSKRAITIPLLKTMLETE
- a CDS encoding AI-2E family transporter codes for the protein MTQHLPAPITTQPGPSPKVILASYLLMGAALLLVMHQGILPGLLCVCVGFMLTRALSRLLSRANPRAFHSNQLPRWTQVVATTIVILAPLALLSGALSHTRTYITEAPAQYKELLDYLATTVLELREKLPSDIADQLPDGAQDIQRKLATYLAAKAGVLANAGRAWLTGLLYAYVGLIIGALAAVRPITARRPPLVCALQQRIGHFALAFKQIVAAQFWIAAFNTLLTSIFLLVILPIWKLQLPYTPALITLTFVAGLIPIVGNLLCNAVLTLVGLSVSPVAAAACLGFLILIHKAEYVINAKVVGTRTHMGVWELLAVMFVAESVFGPAGLVAAPLFYAYLKKELEAAQLV
- a CDS encoding HAD family phosphatase — protein: MSTASELPNKPKLALFDLDHTLLPLDSDHGWGEFSIAIGWCDQEAFGRQNDAFFEDYQAGQLNIPDYVRFATAAVVEHGEAESTAAHQRFMDEVIRPAMKPAAIELVQKHLNAGDTVVITSATNEFVTGPIAKAFGVQHLLATELVRDAKGWFTGEIAGIPNMREGKVVRMTEWLAERNLRWEDVEATFYSDSMNDVPLLEKVDHPVATNPDARLRSLAEERGWRIVDLFSEAP
- a CDS encoding MATE family efflux transporter, encoding MIRPLTHAPIGRTLLHFSLPLWGGYVLQSLNTSVNAFWIGHHLGEAALSAAVHANNLLFVLIALVFGISQATNLLVARAVGANRWSLARRITGTSASLFLGASLIMATLGWPLATPLLHILGAEPATAALAVDYLRVLFLALPPMLLLIFVAAVLRGTGDSRTPFLVLLAVALGDAALNPLFIFGTGPLPGMGMAGSALATLVANSVGLLGLLAWLRRQKMPLWIGWHQRRHLWPVPALLRCLLVKGLPMGLQMLVVSLSLVLMLSLVNAHDAQTSAAYSAALQLWAYVQMPAIAVASACSTIAAQNLGAGHWSRVARTARAGVAFQLLLTGVCAALILAFERPVLALFLPEGSAALEPARHINRIVLGSFMLLGVSNVLAGVVRSTGAVLVPLAIMVAALWCVRLPLAWALQPLLGIDALWWSFPLSALASMLLSLAYYRWGSWRQARMLDAATASH
- the purM gene encoding phosphoribosylformylglycinamidine cyclo-ligase, which gives rise to MSSSASSSTPISYKDAGVDIDAGDALIERIKPLAKKTMRDGVMAGIGGFGALFEVPKRYKEPVLVSGTDGVGTKLKLAFEWNMHDTVGIDLVAMSVNDVLVQGAEPLFFLDYFACGKLNVDTAAAVVGGIAKGCELSGCALIGGETAEMPGMYPDGEYDLAGFAVGAVEKSKILTGQNVKPGDVVLGLASHGVHSNGFSLVRKCIERAEAQGSVPETLDGKSFKAAIMEPTRLYVKNVLAALDKHPIKALAHITGGGLLENIPRVLPEGTAAHLTAGSWPQTELFAWLQKTAGIDDIEMNRTFNNGIGMVVVVAAEDAAATAATLAELGEKVYTIGAIAEIGAGKPVEVR
- a CDS encoding SirB1 family protein yields the protein MSWTIDEYPTALNYFASLVQSDDNFALMEAAISIAQDAEPDLDLQSAQAELDRLQVRLVQRLAGEDDGLRKLSALNKFFYGELGFAGNLNNYYDPANSYIHHVLQTRRGIPISVALIWLELANSIDLPVEGISFPGHFLVKVRLPQGQVVQDPLTGDSYSANALAERLQPFLDQTGITPEDAPPLGLYLQAAHPRDVMGRMLRNLQEIHHAQKDWAMLVAVLNRLILLQPERDELYRDRGMAYAQWGVPARALLDLERYALVAHGLEADLIAKAIARLRQAG
- the rpsT gene encoding 30S ribosomal protein S20 gives rise to the protein MATKAKKNPRLASGRKRARQTVKLNAANTSLRSKYRTAVKNVEKAVVAGDKTKAAELFAKAQSVIDLIADKGIFHKNKAARDKSRLSAKVKTLALAA
- the pcnB gene encoding polynucleotide adenylyltransferase PcnB, which translates into the protein MIKTIIDKLLGKAPAAPRSRKPKFGKRDEVPVQVHGIDPNLVDRRAVDVVQTLKHAGFEAYVVGGAVRDLLLGLRPKDFDVATNATPEQVKNLFRRAFIIGKRFRIVHVVYGRGRENEVIEVSTFRAFLDNSAAEQVSGNERTSKNELAGMKHAVDASGRVLRDNVWGPQDQDATRRDFTINAMYYDPETQIVVDYHGGIADAKKKVLRMIGDPATRYREDPVRIIRAVRFAAKLSSKDFKLEAKTAKPLVECEPLLQEVPQSRLFDEMLKLLQTGHAIASVEQLKALGLSRGIYPLLDVVMERADHPFVQAALMDTDRRVAEGKPVAPSFLLACVLWQDVKQGWEKRLGKGYHPFPALQESIDEVFDQRIGDVSGRGKLAADMREIWVMQPRFDKRTGATPNSMVAQPRFRAGFDFMRLRADIGEVEESLASWWQEFQHADDARRADLIAQARDEQRARQRTQQQAAPKVHRVAKKKAEGEAASSPLEEVASEVNEGDAPKKRRRRRRKPAAGSATTGGDE
- the murJ gene encoding murein biosynthesis integral membrane protein MurJ; amino-acid sequence: MSLFKAASTVSLMTLASRISGLVRDLLMASMFGANALTDAFNVAFRIPNLFRRLFAEGAFSQAFVPVLAASKTKNGEEATRQLIGHVATILFWSLLVVCVLGVVGAPLLVWLLASGMRQSPDGYHAAVVMTRWMFPYIGFMSLVALSAGILNTWKKFAVPAATPVLLNLSMIAAALIGAPWLQKQGIEPIYAMAGGVMLGGVLQLAVQIPALRAMSLMPRIGFAPAAIRAAWDEAGVRRILSLMGPALLGVGVAQISLMINTQIASYMAPGSVTWLFYADRLMEFPTALLGVALGVVLTPQLASAKAAGDDERYSNMLDWGLRLVVLLAVPCAVGLLTFATPLVATLFHRGALHDSDVGQIALALMGYGAGLLGLVAIKVLAPGYYASQDIRTPVKIAVVVLIITQLLNLALVPWLKHTGLALSIGLAALINATWLLIGLLHRGTYKPKPGWLKFIAQVIAASVLLAVLLLWGSQHFDWVGLRSNGLLRAGLLAALMAGAAVLYFGVLMLSGLNLRQLLRR